One region of Planktothrix sp. FACHB-1365 genomic DNA includes:
- a CDS encoding NAD(P)/FAD-dependent oxidoreductase: protein MRKMDIKRRRIAVIGAGPSGLVTAKELLEQGHDVLVFEQQSMIGGVFANHYDDLRLVSSNLLTSFGDHPSQEGEAHVWTCAEYLEYLYGYAARFELFPHIYCSTHVTSVRRDAGTGTWRVRVQSVQEGTATPRRQVPPAYIEAASSSPHPPAQEQEFEVDHVAVCAGSHQRGNSPTWPGLDDFGGDVLHSSHYWRPECFAHRRVLIVGLGESGSDIALQIAQVAQATAVSTRRGPGYVIPRYYNGQPTDVDSSRCYHAIPLPVMESSLFKLNLRLIDAYMGPDDDPKVLHRAAEINAARGLSAFRRFSTKNSAFVEALIHHGTEYKPGIERIEPGRVQFVDGTHFDCDAIVLCTGYQTQFPFFAEHHPDLVDMGTRVRGLYKRMIDPAIGTELAWIGFVRPGIGSIPPCAEMQARYFALLVSGIKQLPSSTDMTRDIETHGRLDREHFVADAERLATLTDYLRFLESVAEVIGCKPPLRQLFVSDLPTWSKVMFGPISSAQYRLTGPGARPDVARSALRAMPTMPAPTLAFKFLSLLGSKLIYSLSANEKYRSYGF, encoded by the coding sequence ATGCGTAAGATGGACATCAAGCGTCGGCGGATCGCGGTCATTGGTGCGGGGCCATCAGGATTAGTCACGGCTAAAGAGTTGCTTGAGCAGGGGCATGATGTGCTCGTCTTCGAGCAACAGTCGATGATCGGCGGTGTCTTCGCAAACCATTACGACGACCTGCGGCTCGTCAGCAGCAATCTGCTCACCAGCTTTGGCGATCACCCGAGTCAGGAGGGCGAGGCCCATGTTTGGACTTGCGCCGAATACCTTGAATACCTGTACGGTTACGCTGCGCGCTTCGAGCTTTTCCCGCACATTTATTGCTCCACACACGTGACCTCAGTCCGCCGCGACGCGGGTACGGGCACTTGGCGGGTTCGCGTACAGAGCGTGCAAGAGGGCACTGCGACACCCCGCCGCCAAGTGCCGCCAGCCTATATCGAAGCGGCCTCGTCAAGCCCTCACCCACCTGCTCAGGAGCAAGAATTCGAGGTGGATCATGTTGCTGTCTGTGCCGGCAGCCACCAACGTGGCAACAGTCCGACATGGCCCGGACTCGATGACTTCGGCGGTGATGTGCTGCATTCGTCTCACTACTGGCGGCCAGAGTGCTTCGCCCACCGCCGTGTGCTGATCGTCGGACTCGGTGAAAGCGGTTCCGACATCGCGCTTCAAATCGCCCAGGTTGCCCAAGCGACGGCAGTTTCAACGCGCCGAGGGCCGGGCTACGTCATTCCACGCTATTACAACGGTCAACCCACGGATGTGGATTCAAGCCGGTGTTACCACGCAATTCCACTGCCAGTGATGGAATCGTCGCTGTTCAAGCTCAATCTGCGTTTGATCGACGCCTACATGGGGCCGGACGACGATCCCAAGGTGCTTCACCGAGCCGCGGAAATCAACGCCGCCCGTGGCCTATCGGCGTTTCGTCGATTCTCCACCAAGAATAGTGCTTTCGTTGAGGCTCTGATCCACCACGGCACTGAATACAAGCCAGGCATCGAGCGCATCGAGCCGGGTCGCGTGCAGTTTGTTGACGGCACCCACTTCGATTGCGATGCCATTGTCTTGTGTACAGGCTATCAGACCCAATTTCCATTCTTCGCTGAACACCATCCTGATCTCGTCGATATGGGTACGCGCGTTCGCGGACTCTATAAGCGCATGATCGATCCAGCCATTGGTACCGAGCTTGCGTGGATCGGCTTTGTGCGACCTGGTATTGGTAGCATCCCCCCCTGTGCCGAGATGCAGGCACGCTACTTCGCGCTGCTCGTTAGCGGTATCAAGCAGTTGCCAAGCAGCACCGACATGACTCGCGACATCGAAACCCATGGGCGTCTAGATCGTGAACATTTTGTGGCAGATGCCGAGCGACTCGCGACTCTCACGGACTATCTACGCTTCCTTGAGAGCGTCGCCGAGGTTATCGGCTGCAAGCCGCCTCTGCGTCAACTCTTTGTGAGCGACCTCCCCACCTGGAGTAAGGTGATGTTCGGGCCCATCAGTTCGGCTCAGTACCGCCTCACCGGACCGGGGGCCCGTCCCGATGTGGCGCGTTCGGCACTGCGAGCCATGCCCACCATGCCCGCACCGACCCTTGCCTTCAAGTTTCTGTCGTTGCTAGGCAGCAAGCTCATCTACAGTCTCAGTGCAAATGAAAAATATCGTTCCTATGGCTTCTGA
- a CDS encoding phytanoyl-CoA dioxygenase family protein, translating into MIQSIVDLHRYPILDTQAGGGRSVVEACHRQFRETGLCMLPGFLQPEALSTMVGEAQRLSGEAHITEQYGGSDTSTDPRATHAKFGAVAYDRLADDSLLRALYEWDGLTSLVEAIVNQPLNRTADPLVSCTLSYFSQGDELGWHYDSNEATVSLLLQAADEGGAFEFVPRTRGHGVDAKEREQAVLDGQAEHLISPDLTAGTLSIFNGNQALHRVSPNTGKRQRIVALLNYAAEADYVFNEQVHMRFFGRTSPSMRKQTRRIP; encoded by the coding sequence ATGATTCAATCCATTGTGGACTTACACCGTTATCCCATCCTGGACACGCAGGCCGGGGGCGGTCGCTCAGTGGTAGAGGCCTGTCATCGCCAGTTTCGTGAGACTGGCCTGTGTATGTTGCCCGGTTTCTTGCAGCCCGAAGCCCTCTCAACTATGGTCGGCGAAGCACAGCGACTCTCCGGCGAGGCCCACATCACCGAGCAATACGGAGGCTCAGACACCTCGACGGATCCGCGGGCGACCCATGCCAAATTCGGTGCTGTCGCCTATGACCGGCTGGCGGACGACTCGCTGCTCCGGGCACTCTATGAATGGGACGGCCTCACGAGCCTAGTAGAGGCGATCGTGAACCAGCCCCTCAATCGCACCGCTGATCCGCTGGTGTCTTGCACCTTGTCCTATTTCTCTCAGGGGGACGAACTGGGCTGGCACTACGACTCCAACGAGGCGACTGTATCGCTGCTGCTGCAAGCAGCGGACGAAGGAGGTGCTTTTGAATTCGTGCCGAGAACCCGCGGTCACGGAGTCGATGCCAAGGAGCGGGAACAAGCCGTGTTGGATGGGCAGGCTGAACATCTGATTAGCCCTGATCTCACAGCTGGCACTCTCTCAATCTTCAACGGTAACCAGGCCCTACATCGAGTGTCGCCCAATACCGGCAAACGCCAACGAATTGTAGCCCTGCTCAATTATGCAGCCGAAGCTGATTATGTCTTTAACGAGCAGGTTCATATGCGATTTTTCGGCCGAACAAGCCCAAGCATGAGGAAACAAACTAGACGAATACCGTGA
- a CDS encoding metal-dependent hydrolase, with product MTITATWLGHATFSIQTPEGKHLLIDPWIAGNPACPDDRKSFANIDIMAITHGHFDHIADAVPLAREHKPIVVGIFELCKWLERKGVENLTTMNKGGTVEHHGVRLTMVHADHSCGIQDDDGSIIYGGEAVGYVLTFSDGTVVYHAGDTNVFGDMALIRELYEPTVVMLPIGDKYTMSPKEAVKAVELLQPQVVIPMHFGIFPGLIGRPNALAERLTNKGLGSIEVRELCPGDSIELG from the coding sequence ATGACCATCACGGCAACCTGGCTCGGCCATGCCACGTTTTCTATCCAGACTCCGGAGGGCAAGCACCTGCTCATCGATCCCTGGATTGCCGGTAATCCGGCTTGTCCCGATGATCGAAAATCCTTCGCAAACATCGACATCATGGCCATTACCCACGGACACTTCGATCATATCGCCGACGCAGTACCACTGGCCCGCGAACACAAACCGATCGTGGTCGGTATCTTTGAACTATGCAAATGGCTGGAGCGCAAGGGTGTCGAGAACCTCACGACCATGAACAAAGGCGGTACGGTGGAGCACCACGGCGTGCGTCTGACCATGGTTCACGCAGACCACAGTTGTGGTATCCAGGATGACGACGGTAGCATCATCTACGGCGGCGAGGCGGTGGGCTATGTTCTGACCTTCTCGGACGGCACGGTCGTATATCACGCGGGTGATACCAATGTGTTTGGTGACATGGCGCTCATCCGCGAACTGTACGAACCGACTGTGGTGATGCTTCCGATTGGTGACAAGTACACCATGTCCCCGAAAGAAGCGGTGAAGGCGGTTGAGTTGCTTCAGCCACAGGTAGTCATTCCTATGCACTTTGGTATCTTCCCAGGGTTGATCGGCAGACCTAATGCGTTGGCTGAACGACTGACTAATAAAGGCCTTGGCTCGATCGAGGTTCGCGAGCTTTGCCCGGGCGATAGCATAGAACTCGGCTGA
- a CDS encoding aldo/keto reductase — MTLSQRSRKKKSVSADAQNAPDPKEIIMQITTLQNKTVAPLGLASVPDKDMDPRCPGRAAAAGIDYFFFYNLSYTSMIDGLKPLLAERRDTIAVATGSLSRGRSDLRSYLDQVRITLDTEVIDVFYAEWIRPDDDMDQVLGEVLDELHRWKEQGIIRYVGASVHNRPLALALLASRKVEVLMHRYNMAHRGAEEAVLPTALQLDVPVIAYTCTRWGSLLQGHDAWTGDIPAASDCYRYSLDHPAIHLALTAPATLEELEQNLDILHNQSLDPTTKRRWEEYGTLIYGDGRDAFETKWL, encoded by the coding sequence TTGACTCTTTCCCAAAGGTCGCGTAAAAAGAAATCGGTAAGCGCCGACGCTCAAAACGCACCCGATCCGAAAGAAATTATTATGCAGATAACCACTTTACAAAACAAAACCGTCGCTCCCCTTGGTTTGGCCAGCGTCCCCGACAAGGACATGGATCCGCGCTGTCCGGGCCGAGCCGCCGCCGCTGGCATCGATTATTTCTTCTTCTACAATCTGTCTTACACCTCGATGATCGACGGCTTAAAACCCCTGCTGGCTGAACGGCGGGACACCATCGCCGTAGCCACTGGCAGCCTCAGTCGTGGCCGGAGCGACCTGCGCAGCTACCTCGATCAAGTACGTATTACACTCGATACCGAGGTGATAGACGTGTTCTATGCCGAGTGGATCCGACCGGACGATGACATGGATCAAGTCCTCGGTGAGGTCTTGGACGAACTGCACAGATGGAAAGAGCAAGGCATCATCCGTTACGTCGGTGCCTCTGTGCACAACCGCCCCCTCGCCCTCGCGCTATTGGCAAGCCGCAAGGTCGAGGTATTGATGCACCGTTACAATATGGCTCACCGGGGAGCGGAAGAAGCCGTCTTGCCTACCGCCCTCCAACTGGACGTGCCAGTGATCGCTTATACCTGCACCCGATGGGGTTCCTTGCTCCAGGGTCACGATGCTTGGACTGGAGACATCCCCGCCGCGTCGGACTGTTACCGCTATTCTCTCGACCACCCAGCCATCCACCTAGCCCTGACCGCGCCGGCGACGCTGGAAGAACTCGAGCAAAACCTAGACATCCTTCACAACCAGAGCTTA